A single Bacteroidota bacterium DNA region contains:
- a CDS encoding M14 family zinc carboxypeptidase, with protein sequence MKTAIIILILLIFPVLLFSQDSTPPPVKNNFEKVTSYEELSSYLHLLDKKSDLLKVKVIGQSVKGKNLYAMMFSLSPYGKNKSKIKVLFFAQQHGDEQSGKEGALLLAQELLKPENKYLFDKIDFMLVPQVNPDGSELNERLNANGADLNRNHLILTEPETMALHNIFNRYLFEVTMDVHEYFPYGEEWKSYGYRKNSDVMVGSTTNPNVSKEIRELSDNNYLPFIFKYLNARGFSSFVYCPGGPPEVAYIRHSTFDINDGRQSFGIQNTFSFIQEGMNGNDSFVENLRHRAEGQMTGMRGMLEYIYQNKDRIKSLVAAEREKLITGISNQEVSIQSEHVRNGQKLNIPLLSYYSGNDTVITVNDYHPVVKSLYDVKRPAGYLIPSQLTDLVEWTGRQSIEITPFRKTGDCKIEEYFVYSIDSIDFEGDTIANPHVTVEKIQDRMSTNDYYFVPTDQLKGNLIILALEPKSMLGLTTYKNYAHLLKKGEAFPILRVIKK encoded by the coding sequence ATGAAAACAGCAATTATAATCCTGATCCTTCTTATATTCCCGGTACTTCTTTTTTCACAGGATTCGACACCTCCGCCTGTGAAGAACAACTTTGAAAAAGTGACCTCCTATGAGGAGTTATCATCGTATCTTCATCTTCTGGATAAAAAATCTGATTTGTTGAAAGTCAAAGTAATCGGGCAATCCGTGAAAGGGAAAAATCTTTACGCCATGATGTTCTCTTTATCTCCCTACGGGAAGAACAAATCAAAAATCAAAGTGCTGTTCTTTGCACAACAGCATGGCGACGAACAATCAGGGAAAGAAGGTGCATTGCTGCTCGCACAGGAGCTGCTAAAACCGGAAAACAAGTATCTTTTTGATAAGATTGATTTCATGCTAGTCCCCCAAGTAAATCCCGACGGTTCCGAATTAAATGAAAGGCTCAATGCAAATGGTGCCGATCTGAACCGCAATCATTTAATCCTTACCGAGCCCGAAACAATGGCCTTGCATAACATCTTTAACAGATACCTTTTTGAGGTAACCATGGATGTTCATGAGTACTTCCCTTACGGTGAGGAATGGAAAAGTTACGGATACAGAAAAAACAGCGATGTAATGGTGGGTTCAACAACCAATCCGAATGTTTCAAAAGAAATCAGGGAATTATCTGATAACAATTATCTTCCATTCATTTTCAAGTATTTAAACGCCAGAGGATTTTCCTCCTTCGTTTATTGTCCCGGCGGCCCGCCTGAGGTTGCTTATATCAGGCACAGTACCTTTGACATCAATGACGGACGACAGAGTTTTGGGATTCAAAATACCTTCTCATTTATCCAGGAAGGCATGAATGGAAATGATAGCTTTGTTGAAAACCTCAGGCACCGGGCTGAAGGGCAGATGACCGGCATGCGCGGAATGCTTGAGTATATCTACCAGAATAAAGATAGAATCAAAAGCCTTGTTGCTGCTGAAAGAGAAAAATTAATCACCGGCATTTCAAATCAGGAGGTATCTATTCAATCGGAACATGTCAGGAATGGCCAAAAACTGAATATTCCTTTGCTTTCCTATTACTCCGGTAACGATACTGTAATCACCGTAAACGATTATCATCCTGTAGTAAAATCACTGTATGATGTTAAGCGGCCAGCCGGATATTTAATCCCAAGTCAATTAACAGACCTTGTGGAATGGACTGGACGGCAGTCGATTGAGATTACTCCATTCAGGAAAACCGGTGATTGCAAAATCGAAGAATATTTCGTTTACAGCATTGATTCCATCGATTTTGAAGGAGATACAATTGCGAATCCCCATGTTACAGTGGAGAAAATTCAGGATAGAATGTCAACCAATGATTATTATTTTGTTCCGACTGATCAACTGAAAGGCAATCTGATTATTTTAGCCTTAGAACCGAAGTCGATGCTTGGATTGACAACATACAAAAATTACGCTCATCTGTTGAAGAAAGGGGAGGCTTTCCCAATACTTCGGGTAATTAAAAAATAG